A single region of the Pseudomonas sp. VD-NE ins genome encodes:
- a CDS encoding MFS transporter produces the protein MAISNVQTAAASAPAAPQSSPLVMRIIGAVALAHLINDLIQSVLPSIYPMLKANYGLTFTQVGLITLTFQLTASLLQPWVGYHTDRHPKPWLLPAGSICTLIGIVMMSMVGSFPLILLAAALIGIGSSTFHPEASRIARLASGGRFGLAQSTFQVGGNAGSAFGPLLAAAIIIPFGQANVAWFGLFAVFALFVLYRISRWYAHHLNLFKLKAGQAATHGLSKGRVTSALVVLGLLVFSKYFYMASLTSYFTFYLIEKFDLSVASSQLHLFLFLGAVAAGTFFGGPIGDKIGRKAVIWFSILGVAPFTLLMPHVDLFWTTVLSVVIGFILASAFSAIVVYAQELVPGNVGMIAGVFFGLMFGFGGIGAALLGHLADVHGIEYVYFLCSFLPLFGVLAIFLPRTKKA, from the coding sequence ATGGCTATCAGCAACGTTCAGACCGCCGCTGCCTCGGCGCCCGCTGCTCCGCAAAGCAGTCCATTGGTGATGCGTATCATCGGCGCGGTGGCGCTGGCGCATTTGATCAACGATCTGATCCAGTCAGTGCTGCCGTCGATCTACCCGATGCTCAAGGCCAATTACGGCCTGACCTTTACTCAGGTCGGCTTGATCACTTTGACCTTTCAACTGACGGCCTCACTGCTGCAACCGTGGGTCGGTTATCACACCGATCGGCATCCGAAACCGTGGCTGTTGCCGGCGGGTTCGATCTGCACGCTGATTGGCATTGTGATGATGTCGATGGTCGGCAGTTTCCCGCTGATTCTGCTGGCGGCGGCGCTGATCGGGATCGGTTCCTCGACGTTCCATCCTGAAGCCTCGCGGATTGCCCGGCTGGCCTCGGGCGGACGTTTTGGACTGGCGCAATCGACCTTCCAGGTTGGCGGTAACGCCGGTTCAGCGTTCGGCCCGTTGCTGGCGGCGGCGATCATCATTCCGTTCGGTCAGGCCAATGTGGCGTGGTTCGGTTTGTTCGCAGTGTTTGCGCTGTTCGTGCTGTACCGCATCAGCCGCTGGTACGCCCATCACTTGAATCTGTTCAAGCTCAAGGCCGGTCAGGCAGCGACTCACGGGCTGTCGAAGGGCAGGGTGACCAGTGCGTTGGTGGTGCTGGGGCTGTTGGTATTTTCGAAGTATTTCTACATGGCCAGCCTGACCAGTTACTTCACGTTCTACCTGATCGAGAAGTTCGATCTGTCGGTGGCCAGTTCGCAGCTGCACTTGTTTCTGTTCCTCGGTGCAGTGGCGGCGGGGACCTTCTTCGGCGGGCCGATTGGCGACAAGATCGGGCGTAAAGCGGTGATCTGGTTCTCGATCCTCGGCGTGGCGCCGTTCACGTTGCTGATGCCCCACGTTGACCTGTTCTGGACCACGGTTCTCAGCGTTGTGATCGGTTTCATTCTGGCGTCGGCGTTTTCGGCGATTGTGGTGTATGCGCAGGAACTGGTGCCGGGCAATGTCGGGATGATTGCCGGGGTGTTCTTCGGTTTGATGTTTGGTTTTGGCGGGATCGGCGCGGCGTTGCTCGGGCATCTGGCGGATGTGCACGGGATTGAGTACGTGTATTTCCTGTGCTCGTTCCTGCCATTGTTTGGCGTGTTGGCGATCTTCTTGCCGCGCACCAAAAAGGCCTGA
- the ispE gene encoding 4-(cytidine 5'-diphospho)-2-C-methyl-D-erythritol kinase, with the protein MTAARLTLPSPAKLNLMLHILGRREDGYHELQTLFQFVDYGDEITFAVRDDGVIQLHTEFAGVPHDSNLIVRAAKMLQQQSDCKLGIDIWIDKVLPMGGGIGGGSSNAATTLLGLNHLWQLGWDEDRLAALGLTLGADVPVFVRGHAAFAEGVGEKLTPVDPEEPWYLVLVPQVSVSTAEIFSDPLLTRNTPPIKVRPVPEGNSRNDCLPVVARRYPEVRNALDLLGKFTEAKLTGTGSCVFGGFPSKAEADKVSALLTETLTGFVAKGSNVSMLHRKLQSLL; encoded by the coding sequence ATGACCGCTGCACGTCTGACCCTACCCTCGCCGGCCAAACTCAACCTGATGCTGCACATTCTCGGTCGCCGTGAAGACGGTTATCACGAGTTGCAGACCCTGTTTCAGTTTGTCGATTACGGCGATGAAATCACGTTTGCCGTGCGTGATGACGGCGTGATTCAACTGCACACCGAATTCGCAGGCGTACCGCATGACAGCAACCTGATCGTGCGCGCGGCGAAAATGCTGCAGCAACAGTCCGACTGTAAGCTCGGCATCGATATCTGGATTGATAAAGTCCTGCCCATGGGCGGCGGCATCGGGGGCGGCAGCTCGAACGCGGCGACGACTTTGCTCGGTCTGAATCATTTGTGGCAACTGGGTTGGGATGAAGATCGCCTGGCCGCACTGGGCCTGACACTCGGCGCCGACGTGCCGGTTTTTGTCCGTGGCCATGCGGCTTTCGCCGAGGGTGTGGGCGAGAAACTGACCCCGGTCGATCCCGAAGAACCGTGGTATCTGGTGCTCGTGCCGCAAGTCTCTGTTAGTACGGCAGAAATTTTTTCCGATCCTTTGTTGACACGTAACACGCCGCCCATTAAAGTGCGCCCCGTTCCCGAGGGAAACAGTCGAAATGACTGCTTGCCGGTGGTTGCAAGGCGTTATCCAGAAGTACGTAACGCATTGGATTTGTTAGGTAAATTTACCGAAGCAAAACTCACCGGAACTGGAAGTTGTGTGTTTGGGGGCTTCCCAAGCAAAGCTGAAGCTGATAAAGTCTCGGCCCTTCTGACAGAGACCCTTACAGGGTTTGTAGCAAAAGGCAGCAACGTTTCGATGTTGCACCGCAAGCTGCAAAGTCTGCTCTAA
- the pth gene encoding aminoacyl-tRNA hydrolase, translated as MTAIKLIVGLGNPGAEYDQTRHNAGALFVERIAHAQNVNLVVDRKYFGLTGRYSHQGQDVRLLIPTTYMNRSGQAVAALAGFFRIKPEEILVAHDELDLPPGVAKLKQGGGHGGHNGLRDIIAQLGNQNTFYRLRLGIGHPGVASMVSNFVLGRAPRAEQEKLDASIDFALGVLPDILAGEWNRAMKNLHSQKA; from the coding sequence GTGACTGCCATCAAACTGATCGTTGGCCTGGGAAATCCAGGCGCCGAATACGACCAGACCCGGCATAACGCAGGGGCCCTTTTTGTTGAGCGCATCGCCCACGCACAGAATGTGAATCTTGTGGTCGATCGCAAATATTTCGGCCTGACCGGGCGCTATTCGCATCAGGGTCAGGATGTTCGTCTGCTGATTCCCACCACTTACATGAACCGCAGCGGCCAGGCCGTGGCGGCACTCGCCGGTTTCTTCCGCATCAAGCCTGAAGAAATCCTCGTGGCGCATGACGAACTCGACTTGCCTCCGGGCGTTGCCAAGCTCAAGCAGGGCGGCGGCCATGGCGGTCACAACGGGTTGCGCGACATCATTGCGCAACTGGGTAATCAGAATACGTTCTACCGCCTGCGGCTTGGCATTGGCCACCCGGGCGTCGCCAGTATGGTTTCAAATTTCGTCCTGGGTCGTGCGCCACGCGCCGAACAGGAAAAACTCGATGCCAGCATCGACTTTGCCCTCGGCGTGCTGCCGGATATCCTCGCCGGTGAATGGAACCGCGCGATGAAAAACCTGCACAGCCAGAAGGCCTGA
- a CDS encoding LysR substrate-binding domain-containing protein, which translates to MPDHRLPPLNAVRAFDAAARLGSYVEASKALHVTQPAIGRHVKLLEDWLGIQLFERTSRGVNLTPAGEKYHRKISAALQLIIEAGKEAQPKDAERWLRIMVVPGFAKRWLMPRIEALRHLRPGLKLAIEPNSTFTEVDGKSADLGIVYGLDGQYADSRETLICPRVFPICTPAYLASIAPINSPADLISHELIHVDDGEWWNLWFAAHDLDIHLNSDMLYVNNDHALSVAESGQGIALANEVLVRHELACGKLVRAVDAQVKLESYRVLTPSAELSADVAWFIQWLKAELEADFPEAVIN; encoded by the coding sequence ATGCCCGACCACCGTTTGCCGCCGCTCAACGCGGTGCGCGCCTTTGATGCCGCCGCCCGTTTGGGCAGCTACGTCGAAGCCTCGAAAGCCCTGCACGTGACCCAGCCTGCGATTGGCCGCCATGTGAAATTGCTCGAGGACTGGTTGGGCATTCAATTGTTCGAGCGCACCTCGCGCGGGGTCAATCTGACGCCGGCGGGGGAGAAGTATCACCGCAAGATCAGCGCCGCTTTGCAGTTGATCATCGAGGCCGGCAAAGAGGCGCAACCGAAAGATGCCGAGCGCTGGCTGCGGATCATGGTGGTGCCGGGTTTTGCCAAGCGTTGGCTGATGCCGAGGATCGAAGCGCTGCGGCATTTGCGCCCGGGATTGAAACTGGCGATCGAGCCGAACTCGACCTTCACCGAAGTGGATGGAAAAAGTGCCGACCTCGGTATCGTCTACGGCCTCGACGGGCAGTATGCCGACTCACGGGAAACGCTGATTTGCCCGCGAGTGTTCCCGATCTGCACGCCGGCCTATCTGGCCAGCATCGCACCGATCAACAGCCCGGCCGATCTGATCAGCCACGAACTGATCCACGTTGATGACGGCGAATGGTGGAACCTCTGGTTCGCCGCGCACGACCTCGATATCCACCTCAATTCCGACATGCTCTACGTCAACAATGACCACGCGCTGTCGGTCGCCGAGAGCGGGCAGGGCATCGCGCTGGCCAACGAGGTGCTGGTGCGGCATGAACTGGCCTGCGGCAAACTGGTGCGCGCGGTCGACGCCCAGGTGAAGCTTGAGAGTTATCGCGTGCTGACGCCGTCCGCCGAACTCTCGGCGGATGTGGCGTGGTTTATTCAATGGCTCAAGGCCGAACTGGAAGCGGACTTCCCCGAGGCTGTGATCAACTGA
- a CDS encoding ABC transporter ATP-binding protein — protein MNALHSLQTLAVSIRSVRKVYGDPQTGPVALKSIDLDIRDNEFFTLLGPSGCGKTTLLRMIAGFEFPTEGEILLYGENIADRPPFQRPVNTVFQHYALFPHMTIAENLAFGLESQPMGKVLTKAQITERVREMLALVQMERFANRKPAQLSGGQQQRVALARALAPHPKVLLLDEPLSALDLKLRQAMREELKAIQAKTGITFIFVTHDQEEALTMSDRIAVLSEGEVQQVGRPEDIYERPRNRFVADFIGETNFIEGSVTRVEDGLAWFAGPAGHPLPAQPCSDVAVGASVTLSVRPERLHLLPSNSENALPCRIEAQIYLGTDLQYQVSLSDGSRLTVRTPNCVDQSLRFAVGSQAGLLFDRGSASVLHD, from the coding sequence ATGAATGCCCTGCATTCGCTGCAAACGCTGGCGGTCTCGATCCGCTCAGTACGCAAGGTTTACGGTGATCCGCAGACCGGTCCGGTGGCGCTGAAAAGCATCGACCTGGACATCCGCGACAACGAATTCTTCACCCTTCTCGGCCCTTCCGGCTGCGGCAAGACCACGCTACTGCGGATGATCGCCGGGTTCGAATTTCCCACCGAAGGCGAGATCCTGCTCTATGGCGAAAACATCGCTGATCGCCCACCGTTCCAGCGGCCGGTCAACACGGTGTTCCAGCATTACGCGCTGTTCCCGCACATGACCATTGCCGAGAACCTGGCCTTCGGCCTCGAATCACAGCCGATGGGCAAAGTCCTCACCAAAGCGCAAATCACCGAGCGTGTGCGCGAGATGCTGGCGCTGGTGCAGATGGAGCGCTTCGCCAATCGCAAACCGGCGCAGCTGTCGGGCGGTCAGCAACAACGCGTCGCCCTCGCCCGCGCTTTGGCACCGCATCCGAAAGTGTTGCTGCTCGATGAGCCGCTGTCGGCACTCGATCTCAAGCTGCGTCAGGCGATGCGCGAAGAGTTGAAAGCCATCCAGGCCAAGACCGGCATCACCTTCATCTTCGTCACCCACGACCAGGAAGAAGCGCTGACCATGTCCGACCGCATCGCCGTATTGTCCGAAGGCGAAGTGCAGCAGGTCGGGCGGCCGGAAGACATCTACGAACGCCCGCGTAATCGCTTCGTCGCCGACTTCATCGGCGAAACCAACTTCATCGAAGGCTCAGTCACTCGCGTGGAAGACGGCTTGGCCTGGTTCGCCGGGCCTGCCGGGCATCCGCTGCCGGCGCAACCGTGCAGCGACGTGGCAGTCGGCGCCAGCGTGACCTTGTCGGTACGCCCGGAGCGCCTGCATCTGCTGCCGTCCAACAGCGAAAACGCGTTGCCGTGCCGGATCGAAGCGCAGATCTATCTCGGCACCGATCTGCAATATCAGGTCAGCCTCAGCGACGGTTCGCGCCTCACCGTGCGTACGCCAAATTGCGTCGATCAAAGCCTGCGCTTTGCCGTCGGCTCTCAGGCCGGTCTGTTGTTCGACCGTGGAAGCGCCAGCGTCCTGCACGATTGA
- a CDS encoding 50S ribosomal protein L25/general stress protein Ctc, protein MNDFTLNAEVRSDLGKGASRRLRRLAALVPAVVYGGEKAPESISMLAKEVAKLLENEAAYSHVIELNVGGKKQNVIIKALQRHPSKGHVLHADFVRVVAGQKLTAIVPVHFVGEEAPVKKGGEISHVLNEIEVTCLPKDLPEFIEVDLSALEIGAIVHLSDIKAPKGVEFVALAHGDDKAVANVHAPRVAPEATEEGAAE, encoded by the coding sequence ATGAACGATTTTACTCTGAATGCTGAAGTGCGTTCCGACCTGGGGAAAGGTGCGAGCCGCCGCCTGCGTCGTCTCGCCGCTCTGGTTCCAGCTGTTGTTTACGGTGGCGAAAAAGCCCCTGAATCCATCAGCATGCTGGCCAAAGAAGTTGCCAAACTGCTCGAAAACGAAGCGGCTTACAGCCACGTTATCGAACTGAACGTTGGCGGCAAAAAGCAGAACGTCATCATCAAAGCTCTGCAACGTCACCCGTCCAAGGGTCACGTTCTGCACGCTGACTTCGTACGCGTCGTAGCCGGTCAGAAACTGACCGCTATCGTGCCTGTGCACTTTGTTGGTGAAGAAGCTCCGGTCAAGAAAGGCGGCGAGATCTCGCACGTCCTGAACGAAATCGAAGTAACTTGCCTGCCGAAAGATCTGCCTGAGTTCATCGAAGTCGACCTGTCGGCTCTGGAAATCGGCGCAATCGTCCACCTGTCCGACATCAAAGCCCCTAAAGGCGTTGAGTTCGTTGCACTGGCTCACGGTGACGACAAAGCTGTTGCAAACGTACACGCTCCACGCGTTGCTCCAGAAGCTACCGAAGAAGGCGCAGCAGAGTAA
- a CDS encoding ribose-phosphate pyrophosphokinase: MSKMMVFTGNANPDLARRVVRQLHIPLGDISVGKFSDGEITAEINENVRGKDVFIIQPTCAPTNDNLMELVVMADAFRRSSATRITAVIPYFGYARQDRRPRSARVAISAKVVADMLTVVGIDRVLTVDLHADQIQGFFDIPVDNIYGSPVLVDDIEDQRFENLMIVSPDIGGVVRARAVAKSLGVDLGIIDKRREKANHSEVMHIIGDVEGRTCILVDDMVDTAGTLCHAAKALKEHGAAKVFAYCTHPVLSGRAIENIENSVLDELVVTNTIPLSAAAQACARIRQLDIAPVVAEAVRRISNEESISAMFR, from the coding sequence GTGTCCAAGATGATGGTCTTTACGGGGAACGCTAACCCCGATCTGGCTCGGCGTGTCGTACGTCAGCTGCATATCCCTCTCGGTGACATCTCTGTCGGTAAGTTCTCCGACGGCGAAATTACTGCCGAGATCAATGAAAACGTTCGCGGTAAAGACGTTTTCATTATTCAGCCGACTTGCGCTCCGACCAACGATAACCTGATGGAACTGGTAGTGATGGCTGATGCCTTCCGCCGCTCCTCGGCTACTCGTATCACTGCTGTTATTCCTTATTTTGGTTATGCCCGTCAGGATCGCCGTCCGCGTTCCGCACGTGTGGCTATCAGCGCGAAAGTCGTTGCTGACATGCTTACCGTAGTCGGCATTGACCGTGTTCTCACGGTTGATCTGCATGCTGACCAGATTCAGGGTTTCTTCGATATTCCGGTAGATAACATCTACGGCTCCCCGGTTCTGGTGGATGACATTGAAGATCAGCGCTTCGAAAACCTGATGATCGTGTCCCCGGACATTGGTGGCGTTGTGCGTGCACGTGCCGTTGCCAAATCCCTGGGCGTGGACCTCGGGATCATCGACAAACGCCGTGAAAAAGCCAATCACTCTGAAGTGATGCATATCATCGGTGATGTCGAAGGGCGTACCTGTATTCTGGTCGATGACATGGTCGATACCGCCGGCACTCTGTGCCACGCGGCCAAGGCCTTGAAAGAGCATGGCGCAGCCAAGGTCTTTGCCTACTGCACACACCCTGTGTTGTCGGGTCGGGCCATCGAGAATATCGAAAATTCCGTGCTGGACGAGCTGGTGGTGACCAACACCATCCCGCTGTCCGCTGCAGCACAAGCCTGTGCACGTATCCGTCAACTGGATATCGCACCGGTTGTTGCCGAAGCGGTTCGCCGCATCAGCAATGAAGAATCGATCAGCGCGATGTTCCGTTAA
- a CDS encoding ABC transporter permease: MHALPIANTLERRKAFQSFLGVSPALIAICLFLVVPILIVIGYSLMEANPYGGVNKVFSSDAYTSLLFERQLDDSLAFADSYLIIALRSIGIAGLTTIITLLIGFPVAVWLAMQPAHRRGLLIFLITVPFWANLLIRTYAWILLLRNTGVINNSLMGMGVIHEPLQLLYTDGAVLLGLVYTYAPFVVLPIYATLEKMDIRLLEAAQDLYAGRVRTLRKVVLPIAKPGILAGAILTFVPCLGAMIAPELLGGGTRMMLGNLIFRQFSDARNWPFGAALSLVLMAAVMLVLTVYALRAERQRIAKGGA; the protein is encoded by the coding sequence ATGCACGCCTTACCGATTGCCAATACGCTGGAACGGCGCAAAGCCTTCCAGAGCTTCCTCGGGGTCAGCCCGGCGCTGATCGCTATCTGTTTGTTTCTGGTGGTGCCGATTCTCATCGTCATCGGCTATTCGCTGATGGAGGCCAACCCCTACGGCGGGGTCAATAAAGTCTTCAGCAGTGACGCCTACACCTCGCTGCTGTTCGAGCGGCAACTGGACGACAGCCTCGCGTTTGCCGACTCGTATTTGATCATCGCGCTGCGCTCGATCGGCATTGCCGGGCTGACCACCATCATCACGCTGCTGATCGGTTTCCCGGTGGCGGTGTGGCTGGCCATGCAGCCGGCGCATCGACGCGGTTTGCTGATTTTTCTGATCACCGTGCCGTTCTGGGCCAACCTGCTGATCCGCACTTACGCGTGGATTCTGCTGCTGCGTAACACCGGGGTGATCAACAACAGCCTGATGGGCATGGGCGTTATCCATGAACCGTTGCAGTTGTTGTACACCGACGGCGCGGTGCTGCTGGGGCTGGTTTACACCTACGCGCCGTTCGTGGTGTTGCCGATTTACGCGACGCTGGAAAAGATGGACATCCGCCTGCTCGAAGCCGCGCAGGACCTGTATGCCGGCCGCGTGCGCACCTTGCGCAAAGTGGTGTTACCGATCGCCAAACCGGGAATTCTCGCCGGCGCCATCCTCACTTTCGTACCGTGCCTGGGCGCGATGATCGCTCCGGAATTGCTCGGCGGTGGCACGCGAATGATGCTCGGCAACCTGATCTTCCGGCAGTTCAGCGATGCGCGTAACTGGCCGTTTGGTGCAGCGCTGTCGCTGGTGCTGATGGCCGCCGTGATGCTGGTGCTGACCGTTTATGCCTTGCGCGCCGAGCGCCAGCGCATCGCCAAAGGAGGTGCGTAA
- the ychF gene encoding redox-regulated ATPase YchF has translation MGFNCGIVGLPNVGKSTLFNALTKSGIAAENFPFCTIEPNSGIVPMPDPRLEALAAIVNPKRILPTTMEFVDIAGLVAGASKGEGLGNKFLANIRETDAIAHVVRCFEDENVIHVSNSVDPKRDIEIIDLELIFADLDSCEKQLQKVARNAKGGDKDAVVQKALLEQLIAHFTEAKPARSLMKNMSTDEKAVIKGFHLLTTKPVMYIANVAEDGFENNPHLDVVRAIAEEEGAMVVPVCNKIEAEIAELDDGEEKDMFLEALGLEEPGLNRVIRAGYEMLHLQTYFTAGVEEVRAWTVKVGATAPQAAGVIHTDFEKGFIRAEVIAYNDFIQYKGEAGTKEAGKWRLEGKDYIVKDGDVMHFRFNV, from the coding sequence ATGGGATTCAATTGCGGCATCGTCGGCCTGCCTAACGTCGGCAAGTCCACCCTGTTCAACGCCCTGACCAAATCCGGTATCGCGGCCGAGAACTTCCCCTTCTGCACCATCGAGCCGAACAGCGGCATCGTGCCGATGCCGGATCCGCGTCTGGAAGCACTGGCGGCTATCGTCAATCCAAAGCGCATCCTGCCGACCACCATGGAATTCGTCGACATCGCAGGCCTGGTAGCCGGCGCCTCGAAAGGTGAAGGCCTGGGCAACAAGTTCCTCGCCAACATCCGCGAAACCGACGCGATCGCTCACGTTGTGCGCTGCTTCGAAGACGAAAACGTGATCCACGTTTCCAACAGCGTTGACCCGAAACGCGACATCGAAATCATCGACCTGGAACTGATCTTCGCCGACCTTGACAGCTGCGAGAAGCAACTGCAGAAAGTCGCGCGCAACGCCAAGGGCGGTGACAAGGACGCCGTGGTTCAGAAGGCTCTGCTGGAGCAACTGATCGCGCACTTCACCGAAGCCAAACCGGCGCGCAGCCTGATGAAGAACATGAGCACCGACGAAAAAGCGGTGATCAAGGGCTTCCACCTGCTGACCACCAAACCGGTCATGTACATCGCCAACGTCGCTGAAGACGGTTTCGAGAACAACCCGCACCTGGACGTGGTTCGCGCCATCGCCGAAGAAGAAGGCGCCATGGTTGTTCCGGTCTGCAACAAGATCGAAGCGGAAATCGCCGAGCTGGATGACGGCGAAGAGAAGGACATGTTCCTCGAGGCCCTGGGCCTGGAAGAGCCTGGCCTGAACCGCGTGATCCGCGCCGGCTACGAAATGCTGCACCTGCAGACCTACTTCACCGCCGGTGTCGAAGAAGTCCGCGCCTGGACCGTCAAAGTCGGTGCCACCGCACCTCAGGCTGCTGGCGTGATCCACACCGACTTCGAGAAGGGCTTCATCCGCGCCGAAGTGATCGCCTACAACGACTTCATCCAGTACAAGGGCGAAGCCGGTACCAAAGAAGCCGGTAAATGGCGTCTTGAAGGCAAGGATTACATCGTCAAAGACGGCGACGTGATGCACTTCCGCTTCAACGTGTAA
- a CDS encoding methyl-accepting chemotaxis protein, whose translation MQAFLSPGIKLLGRFGFAGKFQLLFLLFILPLAGSLLMIGQDYRDKLNLISGERAGVRQLLALDALDNLLAAQRDRAARWRATETNRQPTPATLAAMGAFDAVQPAVLQATTDLGTALKNEGAEGETLTRYQALQTALNGLDSKSLSGVGWWPDGYDRFTNALSALQALREQIVMDNRLTLAPWLETYLLTQISTQHAPDLIERVGRLAAVGQASVVSGQFTLQSRLQLRDLRSRIGDAREQLVKTATLLEARLPKDQQSWASQYHDSLKRLDSGLKVLDDGVFGGSITLKPDDFERSLDALLTDLAALRQQSLVSLDQRLDAYHSSAIRQFILVAGIFGCLLLAALYLFVCLQASIRRSASGITLLAEALRDGNLSLQVPVVGRDELAAISTALNVAVVQLRTSMLGVDHETSQLSHAVRSLNEHSSGALGEVEAQQLQISQIAAAATQLAATSQGVAQSCEQASGSAQHTRRIAADSSRDSQRTTASIQQLNQRLNDTAAALGRVSEQGQQIQLVVDTIRGVAEQTNLLALNAAIEAARAGEQGRGFAVVADEVRSLSQRTQSSTAQIAGTVDSLRATVNEAVSLMEAACGQAQTDAESVTGLGERLGEIASAVQSVTDTLAQIATAVEEQASTADEVSGNIQQVDQAAVRLLEGARAVNLAADTLSQGSKALSDNTARFRLS comes from the coding sequence ATGCAGGCTTTCCTTTCACCGGGGATCAAATTGCTGGGGCGGTTTGGCTTCGCCGGTAAATTCCAGTTGTTGTTTCTGCTGTTCATTCTGCCGTTGGCCGGCAGCCTGTTGATGATCGGCCAGGACTATCGCGACAAGCTCAATCTGATTTCCGGCGAACGTGCTGGCGTGCGTCAGTTGCTCGCACTCGATGCGCTGGACAACCTGCTCGCCGCGCAACGTGACCGTGCCGCCCGTTGGCGCGCCACCGAAACCAATCGCCAACCGACGCCCGCTACCCTCGCCGCCATGGGCGCGTTTGACGCAGTGCAACCGGCAGTTCTGCAAGCCACCACAGATTTGGGCACCGCCCTGAAAAATGAAGGTGCTGAAGGCGAAACCCTCACGCGCTATCAGGCGCTGCAAACCGCTCTGAATGGTCTGGATTCGAAAAGCCTCAGCGGTGTCGGTTGGTGGCCGGACGGTTACGATCGTTTCACCAACGCCCTCAGCGCCCTGCAAGCGTTGCGCGAACAAATCGTCATGGACAATCGCCTGACCCTCGCGCCCTGGCTGGAAACCTATCTGCTCACGCAGATTTCCACGCAGCACGCGCCGGACCTGATCGAACGCGTCGGCCGCCTCGCTGCGGTCGGCCAGGCCTCAGTGGTCTCCGGCCAATTCACCCTGCAAAGCCGATTGCAATTGCGCGACCTGCGCAGCCGCATCGGCGATGCCCGCGAGCAACTGGTGAAAACTGCCACGCTGCTCGAAGCACGCCTGCCGAAAGATCAGCAGAGCTGGGCCAGCCAATACCACGACAGCCTGAAACGCCTCGACAGCGGCCTGAAGGTCCTTGATGACGGCGTGTTCGGCGGCAGCATCACGCTCAAACCGGACGACTTCGAGCGCAGCCTCGACGCCTTACTGACCGACCTCGCCGCCCTGCGCCAGCAATCGCTGGTGTCGCTGGATCAAAGGCTCGACGCCTACCACAGCTCGGCGATCCGTCAGTTCATCCTCGTCGCAGGCATCTTCGGCTGCCTGCTGCTGGCGGCGCTGTACCTGTTCGTCTGCCTGCAAGCCTCGATCCGCCGCAGCGCCAGCGGCATCACCCTGCTCGCCGAAGCTCTGCGCGACGGCAACCTGAGCTTGCAAGTGCCGGTAGTAGGCCGCGATGAGCTGGCAGCGATCAGCACCGCACTCAACGTTGCCGTTGTGCAACTGCGCACGAGCATGCTTGGTGTCGATCACGAAACCTCGCAGTTGAGCCATGCCGTGCGCAGCCTCAACGAGCACTCCAGCGGCGCCCTCGGCGAAGTCGAAGCGCAGCAGTTGCAGATCAGCCAAATCGCCGCAGCTGCCACGCAACTGGCAGCGACGTCGCAAGGCGTGGCGCAGAGTTGCGAGCAAGCGTCCGGCAGCGCTCAGCACACCCGACGCATTGCTGCTGACAGCAGCCGCGACAGCCAGCGCACCACGGCGAGCATTCAGCAACTCAATCAACGCCTGAACGACACCGCTGCTGCACTCGGTCGAGTCAGCGAGCAAGGCCAGCAGATTCAATTGGTCGTCGACACGATTCGCGGCGTCGCCGAACAGACCAATCTGCTTGCGCTCAACGCGGCTATCGAAGCCGCGCGAGCCGGTGAGCAAGGTCGCGGTTTCGCCGTAGTCGCCGATGAAGTGCGCAGCCTGTCGCAACGCACGCAGTCGTCCACCGCACAAATCGCCGGCACGGTCGACAGCTTGCGCGCAACGGTCAACGAAGCCGTGAGTTTGATGGAAGCTGCCTGCGGCCAGGCGCAAACCGATGCCGAATCGGTCACCGGTCTCGGTGAGCGCTTGGGCGAAATCGCCAGCGCCGTGCAGAGCGTCACCGACACCCTGGCGCAGATCGCCACGGCGGTTGAAGAACAAGCGAGTACCGCCGATGAAGTCAGCGGTAATATCCAGCAGGTCGATCAGGCGGCCGTGCGCTTGCTCGAAGGCGCGCGGGCGGTGAATCTTGCCGCAGACACCCTGAGCCAGGGCAGCAAAGCGCTGAGCGACAACACCGCGCGTTTCCGCCTCAGTTGA